Proteins from a single region of Candidatus Woesearchaeota archaeon:
- the queA gene encoding tRNA preQ1(34) S-adenosylmethionine ribosyltransferase-isomerase QueA — MDQINLESYNYVLPREHIAQEAMHPRDHCKLLVLHEDGKIEDKHFYNIVDYLQPGDVLVLNETKVQHCKLIATKKTGGNVEIILTKRIAPCAYESRIKGSNLHPGVIILTANNRAYISKQKDDVFTLFFDNELAPEDILLLTPPYIKQTVPEEDYQTVFAKKEGSLAAPTAGLHFTQELLEKIKHKGIKIAKVRLDISFETFLPVRDIHNHKTGKEYFELDQENADIINSGRIIAVGTTTVKCLESCQWHNGKVLPTTGDSQIFITPGHQFNAPIKAMITNFHLPKSSLLLLTSAFVAWEKLLPAYEHAVKENYRFYSLGDAMMLWRQQ; from the coding sequence ATGGATCAAATAAACCTCGAATCATACAACTATGTACTTCCTCGCGAACATATCGCTCAAGAGGCAATGCATCCACGTGACCACTGCAAACTCCTAGTACTTCACGAAGATGGTAAGATTGAAGACAAACATTTCTACAACATTGTTGACTATCTTCAACCAGGAGATGTTCTTGTTCTCAATGAAACCAAAGTACAGCATTGTAAGCTAATTGCAACCAAAAAAACAGGGGGAAATGTTGAGATTATTCTCACCAAACGTATTGCCCCTTGTGCTTATGAAAGTCGAATCAAAGGCAGTAACCTTCATCCCGGCGTAATCATTCTCACTGCAAACAATCGAGCCTATATTTCTAAACAGAAAGATGATGTGTTTACCCTCTTCTTTGATAACGAACTTGCACCAGAAGACATTCTTCTTCTTACTCCACCCTACATCAAACAAACTGTACCTGAAGAGGATTATCAAACTGTCTTCGCCAAAAAAGAAGGCTCACTTGCCGCACCAACTGCAGGACTTCATTTCACTCAAGAACTACTCGAGAAAATAAAACACAAAGGCATCAAAATTGCTAAAGTACGGCTTGACATCTCGTTTGAAACATTTCTTCCAGTACGAGATATTCACAATCACAAAACAGGAAAAGAATATTTTGAACTCGACCAAGAAAATGCCGACATCATTAACTCAGGAAGAATTATTGCCGTTGGAACAACCACTGTCAAATGTTTAGAAAGCTGTCAATGGCATAACGGCAAAGTACTTCCCACAACCGGAGATTCGCAAATCTTTATCACGCCAGGGCATCAATTTAACGCACCTATCAAAGCTATGATTACCAATTTTCATCTCCCTAAATCTTCACTACTTTTGTTAACCAGTGCATTTGTAGCATGGGAGAAATTACTTCCAGCGTATGAACATGCAGTCAAAGAAAATTATCGATTTTATTCATTAGGAGATGCGATGATGTTATGGAGGCAGCAATAA
- the tgt gene encoding tRNA guanosine(34) transglycosylase Tgt, whose translation MFNFQITHQEAHTQARLGIISTPHGSLKTPAFIPVATKAAIKALSFKELQELQFEATLCNTYHLYLQPGHETVARFGGLHKFSTWNKPIFTDSGGFQVFSLNKTLCKVEEDQVIFRSHIDASKHIFTPEKSMQIQRALGADMIFAFDQCLDIEADYETTKKSLERTHRWEQRSLAEFQKLNIDKTQALYGIVQGGRFKDLREESAKFVASLPFDAIGIGSIFGDPKEESKDLVEHALKFLPQDKPKHLLGIGSVDDIFMYVALGIDTFDCVLPTRLARVGYIFIRPESDGTVENKFRYRVLNAKFKESQEPLDSHCDCYVCKTYTQGYIHHLYKADELLFYNLTTYHNLAFFSKLMQEIRDAIKTNTFKELTQKWIN comes from the coding sequence ATGTTCAACTTCCAGATCACCCACCAAGAAGCGCACACTCAAGCACGTCTAGGTATTATCTCAACCCCCCACGGAAGTCTCAAAACCCCAGCATTCATTCCCGTTGCCACTAAGGCAGCCATTAAAGCACTCTCATTCAAAGAACTCCAAGAACTACAATTCGAAGCCACATTATGTAATACCTACCATCTCTATCTGCAACCAGGGCATGAAACAGTAGCAAGGTTTGGTGGACTCCACAAGTTTAGCACTTGGAATAAACCAATATTCACTGATTCTGGCGGATTTCAAGTCTTTAGTCTTAACAAAACTCTCTGTAAAGTTGAAGAAGACCAGGTTATCTTCCGATCTCATATTGACGCATCAAAACATATTTTCACACCAGAAAAATCCATGCAAATCCAAAGAGCACTAGGCGCGGACATGATCTTTGCGTTTGATCAATGTCTTGATATTGAAGCGGATTATGAAACAACCAAAAAATCTCTTGAAAGAACACATCGCTGGGAGCAGCGTAGCCTTGCTGAATTTCAAAAACTTAACATAGACAAAACACAAGCACTCTACGGCATCGTGCAAGGAGGTCGTTTCAAAGACCTCCGTGAAGAATCTGCAAAGTTTGTCGCTTCATTACCATTCGACGCTATTGGCATTGGCAGCATCTTTGGTGATCCTAAAGAAGAAAGCAAAGACCTCGTTGAACATGCGCTCAAATTCCTACCCCAAGACAAACCAAAACATCTTCTGGGCATTGGCAGTGTGGATGACATTTTCATGTACGTCGCGTTAGGTATCGATACATTTGATTGTGTTCTTCCAACAAGATTAGCACGTGTTGGCTACATTTTTATTCGACCAGAAAGTGATGGCACAGTAGAAAATAAATTTCGCTATAGAGTATTAAATGCAAAATTTAAAGAAAGCCAAGAACCACTAGATTCACACTGTGATTGTTATGTATGTAAAACGTACACCCAAGGCTACATACATCATTTGTATAAAGCCGATGAACTTTTATTTTACAATCTCACAACGTACCACAACCTAGCATTCTTTAGCAAATTAATGCAAGAAATACGCGACGCGATAAAAACAAACACATTCAAAGAGTTAACACAAAAATGGATCAATTGA
- a CDS encoding class I SAM-dependent methyltransferase, with the protein MNKFLIELEQEAIRRKIPIIGPEKAVWLHEKIKEFKPQEILELGTAAGYSGIVLGSEGAHLTTIDKSIKIQQEGKENLEKAKINATVIFADIPTYLHELTKTKKEYFDLIFIDFEKREYLTALPHCIHLVKVGGHIITDNVLMDKSKDFLEAVTHHPQLETEIIHIKDGLTLSRRIA; encoded by the coding sequence ATGAATAAGTTTCTAATCGAGCTTGAACAAGAAGCCATTCGCCGCAAAATTCCTATTATTGGACCAGAAAAAGCAGTCTGGCTGCACGAAAAAATTAAAGAATTCAAACCACAAGAAATTTTAGAATTAGGAACCGCAGCAGGGTATAGTGGCATAGTCCTTGGCAGCGAAGGGGCGCATCTCACGACAATTGATAAAAGTATTAAAATTCAACAAGAAGGTAAAGAGAATTTAGAAAAGGCAAAAATCAATGCAACAGTCATTTTTGCCGATATCCCTACATATCTCCACGAATTAACAAAAACCAAAAAAGAATATTTTGATCTTATCTTTATCGACTTTGAAAAACGCGAATATCTTACAGCTCTTCCCCACTGTATCCACCTAGTCAAAGTTGGTGGACATATAATTACCGATAATGTACTGATGGACAAATCTAAAGATTTTCTTGAAGCAGTTACACATCATCCACAACTAGAAACAGAAATCATTCACATTAAAGACGGTTTGACGTTGAGTAGAAGGATTGCTTAA
- a CDS encoding rhodanese-related sulfurtransferase, which yields MNYNTISFYRYTLLQNPEELRDTLKQFCAKRNILGRILIATEGINGAVSGTKPHIEELKQYLQSVFPNLTFREQENDKNTYHKLVVKVRKEVCAFDYPIDGRQSAQYVTPQELESMYQNKEDFVIIDARNDYEYEVGRFKNALKMPIKSFREFPKTINDQFSQFKDKKVVMYCTGGIRCEKATAYMKHHGFENVYHVQGGIINYINQVQNDTPSKSHWEGGLFVFDDRLVHHTDSAITHCTHCKKENQQYYNCHNLDCDKLFISCKDCAKTMNKTCSPACKDAPRQRKEKIMETEVGKIENYYAKNNVAFVKLCANLKVGDFIHIKGKTTNTNQTIQEMQNEDGKTISQAHAGQYVTFPISEKVRLNDTISIPQN from the coding sequence ATGAATTACAACACCATCTCGTTTTATCGTTACACCCTGCTTCAAAATCCTGAAGAACTACGTGACACGCTAAAACAATTCTGCGCGAAGAGAAACATCTTAGGAAGAATTCTCATAGCCACGGAAGGTATCAATGGTGCAGTAAGTGGTACCAAACCCCACATTGAAGAGCTCAAACAATACTTACAATCTGTCTTTCCAAATCTCACCTTCCGTGAACAAGAAAACGACAAAAATACCTATCACAAACTCGTCGTCAAAGTACGTAAAGAAGTCTGTGCCTTCGATTACCCTATTGACGGACGACAAAGCGCCCAATATGTCACACCGCAAGAACTAGAGTCTATGTATCAGAATAAAGAAGATTTTGTCATCATCGATGCGCGTAACGATTATGAATACGAAGTAGGCAGGTTCAAGAATGCGCTTAAAATGCCAATTAAATCATTTCGTGAATTTCCCAAAACAATTAACGACCAATTCTCACAATTCAAAGACAAGAAAGTCGTAATGTATTGTACTGGTGGTATTCGTTGTGAAAAAGCCACAGCTTATATGAAGCATCACGGTTTTGAGAATGTCTACCACGTACAAGGCGGCATTATTAATTATATTAATCAAGTGCAAAACGACACCCCTTCCAAAAGTCATTGGGAAGGCGGACTTTTTGTTTTTGACGATCGATTAGTTCATCACACCGATTCTGCTATTACCCATTGTACACACTGCAAAAAAGAAAACCAGCAGTATTACAACTGCCATAATCTTGATTGTGACAAACTCTTTATCTCATGTAAAGATTGCGCAAAAACCATGAACAAGACTTGCTCACCAGCTTGTAAAGATGCACCACGGCAACGTAAAGAAAAAATAATGGAAACAGAAGTTGGAAAAATTGAAAATTACTATGCCAAAAATAACGTCGCTTTTGTGAAATTATGTGCCAACCTTAAAGTTGGCGATTTTATCCATATAAAAGGAAAAACCACTAACACTAACCAAACCATCCAAGAGATGCAAAATGAAGACGGAAAAACCATCAGTCAAGCTCATGCAGGCCAATATGTTACATTCCCTATCAGCGAAAAAGTACGTTTAAATGACACTATTTCTATCCCGCAAAATTAA